One window from the genome of Alkalihalobacillus sp. LMS6 encodes:
- a CDS encoding YusW family protein, whose amino-acid sequence MKKYGLVGLTTAMALTLAACGNGEEDTSTNGEDTTNETTENNTNEDATNGDTDQDQDEGTETDEDTDSAWYEELNFAEFELEAEYDNEEYEVQYDYNNGQPQAEIEDTRDGEQVQLEGEEALAELEPMLTQLDIDEQSTEDELIQASIDAFMLDETYSELEVEVEFFNDDEVEAEDEQE is encoded by the coding sequence ATGAAGAAATATGGATTGGTTGGATTAACAACAGCTATGGCCTTGACGCTTGCAGCATGCGGAAATGGCGAAGAAGACACATCAACGAACGGTGAAGATACAACCAATGAAACAACAGAAAACAACACAAATGAAGATGCAACAAATGGTGACACTGACCAAGATCAAGACGAAGGTACAGAGACAGATGAAGATACCGATTCTGCATGGTATGAAGAGTTAAACTTTGCTGAGTTTGAACTTGAAGCAGAATATGACAATGAAGAATATGAAGTGCAATATGACTATAACAATGGTCAACCTCAAGCAGAGATTGAAGATACAAGAGACGGCGAACAGGTACAATTAGAGGGCGAAGAAGCGCTTGCAGAACTTGAGCCGATGCTTACTCAACTCGACATTGATGAGCAATCAACGGAAGATGAATTAATTCAAGCAAGCATCGATGCATTCATGCTCGATGAAACGTACAGTGAGCTTGAAGTAGAAGTAGAATTCTTCAACGATGATGAAGTTGAGGCAGAAGACGAACAAGAATAA
- a CDS encoding alpha/beta fold hydrolase produces the protein MNVFIHGLGQDASSWTATIRHLSTKDDLVSVHLPNLLQHQEVTYQALYQQFKSFCLSYDQPLHLTGLSLGGILALSFAIETSQTKKHPTD, from the coding sequence ATGAACGTTTTTATTCATGGCCTTGGTCAAGATGCATCAAGCTGGACAGCTACCATAAGGCACCTCTCAACAAAGGATGATCTTGTTAGCGTCCATCTCCCCAACTTGCTTCAACATCAAGAAGTTACCTATCAAGCACTCTATCAGCAATTTAAATCGTTTTGTCTTTCGTACGACCAGCCACTCCATTTAACCGGTTTATCATTAGGCGGTATACTGGCATTGAGTTTTGCAATCGAGACGTCGCAAACAAAAAAGCATCCTACCGATTAA